Within Fusobacterium gonidiaformans ATCC 25563, the genomic segment ATCATTCAGTAATAAATTCGTTCCATTCCCTAATAAAAGTAAAGAATCATACTTTTCATAGGCTTCTTTCATCTCTTCTTTATTTTCAACAATAATCAATCGTTTCGCTTTTCCACCAATCTTCATATTGGAGTATTCTTTCATTATTTGTTGCTCTAATACTTTCATATGCAATCTCTCCTATTTTTGCAATCTATCTGCTACTTCATGTGCCAATTTTGAAATATCTCCTGCTCCCATAAAAATAAAAATATGATTATCCTCTCTTGTCTCTTCCATAATTCTTTCTACAACTCTCTCTTTTGATTCTATACAAGTCACAGGAATTGTAGGAATAATCTTTGCAATATCTTTTTCAGAAACTCCGGATTCATTTTGTTCTCCGGCACTATAAATAGGTAATAAGATCAATTCATCCAATCCTTCAAAACAATGTGCAAAACGTTCTAATAAGAAATGAACTCTACTATATCTATGAGGTTGAAAAATTCCTATAATTTTTCCTTTTTCAATCGATTTTACTCCCTTTAAAGTTGCTTGAATTTCCGTAGGATGATGAGCATAATCATCAATAATCTTTCGATTATTTTCTTGATCCCAATACAATACATCGTATCGTCGTTTCGATCCTCTAAAATGTAATAATTTATCTTGAATTTCTTCTTTTGGAACTCCAAATAAAAGAGAGAAATAGATGACAGGCAAAGAATTTAAAATATTATGTTTCCCTGGAATAGAAATGTAAAATCTTCCTTGATTTTCTCCTTGAATAAGCACTTCAAAAGAAGTCTTTCCATTCACAATCTCCACATTTTTTGCCATAATATTTGCTTCATAGTCCATTCCATAAGTCATAATCTTTTCATTCTCAGAAAACACGGCCCTTACATTAGCACAGTCAGTACACACCAAAACTTTTCTTTCTGTTTGCTCTACAAATTGCCGAAAAGATTTCTCTATATTTTCTAAATTTCCATGTGTTTCTAAATGATCTTCTTCTATATTTGTTACTACTGCATATTTGGGTTTCATAAATAAGAAAGAGTTATCACTTTCATCCGCTTCTGCAATGAAATATTCTCCCATTCCTACTTTTGCATTAGAACCGATTTCCGGTAAAATTCCTCCAACAACAATCGTAGGATCTAAAGATAACATGACCGCAGACATCATAGAACTTGTTGTCGTTTTTCCATGAGTTCCTGCCACAGCAATGCCTACTTTATTATTCAAGAGAGTCGCCAATAATTCTCCACGCTTCATCAATGGAATATTATGTTGTTTTGCATATTGGAATTCAGGATTATCTGAATGGATTGCACTGGAAGCAATCAAAGAATCTCTTCCTTGCATTTGACAGGCTTTATGTTCTGGATAGACAGTAATCCCTAGACTTTCTAATTCCTCTGTCACATAATTTCTAGCTAAATCTGCACCTACCACATCATAACCTTGACATTTCATGATTTTTGCCAGACCACTCATTCCAATTCCATTAATTCCAACAAAATATATTTTTTCCATCGCTCCGTTAATCCCTCCAAATATCTAAATTAGAGATAATCGTATTCACTGCATGTGGTGTCTGTAAGCTTCTCATACGAATTCCCATCGTTCTTAACTCTTCTTCATTACTTAATAATTCAATCACTTTTTCAATTGCCTGTTCTGATTCCTGATTTGTGTAAATCACCGCAGAATGTCTTTCTTCTAATATTTTTGCATTTTGATATTGTCCTACTTTTTGTAAACTATAAGGAATAATCACAGCCGGTTTTTGTAGAGCTATCAACTCTGAAATCGTCAGAGCCCCGGCACGACATACTACTAAATCGGAAGCTGCCATAATATGAATCATATTTTCAAAATAGTCTTTAATCGTATCTGTCATTTTCGCTCTCTTGACTTTTTCTTGTACTTCTTCATAGTTTTGCTTTCCTGTTGCCCAATATACCCTCACATTTTTTGCTTGAAAAAAATGTTCCCAGTATTTTAAAACGGCATTGTTAATTTCTTGAGCGCCCAAACTACCTCCGGTAATTAACAATACTTTTTCATCTTTTTGTACCTTCAAGCGTTCTCTTGCTTCCTCATAATTCACTTCATGAATTTCGGAACGTAAAGGATTTCCCGATACAATAAATTTCTTTTGATATTTAATAGGTACTGTATTATAGGTATGTTCAAAAGCTAAAAAAGTGAATTGAGCAAAACGATAAAATAAACGATTCGCAAATCCTAAATCTGCATTCTGTTCTTGTAGATATATTTTTTTTCGTAACAGAAATGCCATAGTAAGTACCGGAACAGAAATATAATTTCCAAATCCAATAACTGCATCAGGCTCTTCTTCTTTTAATATATGATAAGCATGAATGAAACTTTTTAAATACTTGATTACTGTTTTCGCACTTCTCGGAGGATAAATGTCCAAACCGATGAAACGAAAATTAGCTTTCGGTACAATGTCCTTTTCCATTCTTGTGCTACTTCCTATAAAAAGAGTTTCTATTCCCTTGTTTCTAAGCCCTTCTGCTACTGCTAGAGCAGGATAAATATGTCCCCCTGTTCCACCAGTCGTTAAAATTACTTTCTTCATATTTCACTCCATTTTATCCGAAAATTTTGCAAACTAATTCTTTAAAAACTTGCCCTCTATGCTCAAACGACTTAAATTGATCAAAACTTG encodes:
- the murC gene encoding UDP-N-acetylmuramate--L-alanine ligase — translated: MEKIYFVGINGIGMSGLAKIMKCQGYDVVGADLARNYVTEELESLGITVYPEHKACQMQGRDSLIASSAIHSDNPEFQYAKQHNIPLMKRGELLATLLNNKVGIAVAGTHGKTTTSSMMSAVMLSLDPTIVVGGILPEIGSNAKVGMGEYFIAEADESDNSFLFMKPKYAVVTNIEEDHLETHGNLENIEKSFRQFVEQTERKVLVCTDCANVRAVFSENEKIMTYGMDYEANIMAKNVEIVNGKTSFEVLIQGENQGRFYISIPGKHNILNSLPVIYFSLLFGVPKEEIQDKLLHFRGSKRRYDVLYWDQENNRKIIDDYAHHPTEIQATLKGVKSIEKGKIIGIFQPHRYSRVHFLLERFAHCFEGLDELILLPIYSAGEQNESGVSEKDIAKIIPTIPVTCIESKERVVERIMEETREDNHIFIFMGAGDISKLAHEVADRLQK
- the murG gene encoding undecaprenyldiphospho-muramoylpentapeptide beta-N-acetylglucosaminyltransferase → MKKVILTTGGTGGHIYPALAVAEGLRNKGIETLFIGSSTRMEKDIVPKANFRFIGLDIYPPRSAKTVIKYLKSFIHAYHILKEEEPDAVIGFGNYISVPVLTMAFLLRKKIYLQEQNADLGFANRLFYRFAQFTFLAFEHTYNTVPIKYQKKFIVSGNPLRSEIHEVNYEEARERLKVQKDEKVLLITGGSLGAQEINNAVLKYWEHFFQAKNVRVYWATGKQNYEEVQEKVKRAKMTDTIKDYFENMIHIMAASDLVVCRAGALTISELIALQKPAVIIPYSLQKVGQYQNAKILEERHSAVIYTNQESEQAIEKVIELLSNEEELRTMGIRMRSLQTPHAVNTIISNLDIWRD